CACAGCTCGACGGCCCCATCGAGGCTTCGAGACTCCTCGATCATATTGCAAAGAGTGTCTACGAGCTGGACCCAGAAGAATTGGGGCAGACGCTTCGAGAGCTCCTCGAAAAAGGCGATATCTTTGAGACTCGATTCAATTATCGCAAAGGCTACGACGATTCCCCAGCGTTCATCCTGCAAAACGAAGAAGGTATTTTTGCGATCGTGGGTGAGCCCACCGAGTTTGAGTACTTGCGAAACGAGAACGCCACAGCAAACGAAGCCGAAGATGAGGACGAGGATCCGTTTGACGACGATTTGGACTTCAGCTTTTAAAGGAAACTAAATGGCAACCAGGCAGATACGAATCTCCGACGAGAAAAAGCGGGATGCTCACGTCAATATTGAGGCCCCTAGACGCAAAGAGCGCGTTAGTTTTGTGAACTCGAATGGCCAGGCCGTGAAGTCCGACCGTCTGATCAAGATGACCGACGAGCAAACTTATGAAGCTTTGCTCAACAAGTTTGAAGACGATACGCGGCTCGCCGAAGCATTGATGGATTCCGACCCAGAGATTCCTTTTGATAAGGCTGGACGCAGGGTTGGATGGAGTGACCGCGTTTGGATCCGCCAAGATGGTAGTGTGCTCTTTTGCGCCCGGAACCTACTGGTGAAGTACAATCCAGATGGTGAGGAGATCGAGCGCGGCGATTTCATTGATGTCGAAGCCACCGTGAGTGCCGACGGAAACCCAATTCCGTGGAGTGGACGCCTTTTTGCGCCCGAGGACGTGGTTCGCAAGTACGTAATCGGTCGTGTGGTTCGCCTCCGCCACGTCAACGGATTGACCTACGACTTCCTCTATCAAATGGCCAAAGAGCTCAGCGACCAAAACAAACTTTTGTTGGTGCGAGCCATGGCCGATTCTGATGATGGAAAGAAGAAACCTGCACCACTGATCTTTCAGACCAATGGAAGCCCTTACAACGGATTCCTTGAGGGTCGCGTAGATGGAGATTCCTATCTGCTTCGCCTTCACCTGTCTAATCTTGAGCTCAAGCGAGTCACGACATGAGTAATTTTACGAGCACATGGACCTCATACGGAGGCGGCCGCAAATCACCAATCGGCGGTCTGGAAGATACCGAACTGCACGACAAGCTAAAAAACTACAAGAAGTTGGTGGCTAAGCGTTATCGCGTGGTGTTTCCGGACAATATCACGAAGTTTCTCCCTGAAGGGAAACTCTGGATCTCAACTAAGATCGACGGTGAGCTTTGGTTTCTTGTCAAACGCGGCGATGAAGTTGCGCTCTGCGCTTATAATGGTCGGGTTTTGCAAGGAGTGCCGGTTGTCGATGAAGCGTCAAAAGCACTTGAAGGCTCGGGCGACATCATCATTCCCGGCGAGCTTTGCGCCGTCCCTCCTGATGGAAGTTCTCGGCCGAGGGTCGGGCACGTCGCCCTCTGTCTCGGAGATGACTCTCTGGCAAAGAACCTTGCGTTCAGGGCATTTGACGTGCTGGAGGCGGACTCCGAGGACTGGCTTTATCGCGCCTACGAGGACCGCTACAAGCGCCTTGAGGAGCTTTTCTCTTCCGGCAAACGTTGTGCACTGGTCACGACGATTGAAGGCGAGAAAGATGTCGCGTCGGAGTATTTCAATGAATGGGTGAAGTCTGGAAAACACGAAGGTGTTATCGCTCGAACTGAACAAGGCATCACCTACAAGATTAAGCCGTTCATCACGATCGATGCGGTGGTCCTGGCATTTGGTGAGCGGGAAGAGAATGGTCGGCCAGAGGTCAGAGAGATCACCGTAGGCGTGATGAGGGACGACGGGTCATGGCATATTTTGGGTTCGGTCGGAACGGGCTTTTCTGAGGCCGATCGACTCGATTGGCACGAACGGTTGAGCGCGATTGAAGTGCCGAGTTCGTTCAGGATGGCCAATCGAGAAGGAACTCTTTGCCGATTTGTTAAGCCTGAAATCGTGGTCGAGGTGAAGGTATCCGATATTGTGGATACGGACTCCCGAGATATGCCGGTTCGCCGAATGGCGCTTGAATACGACGCTGCGGACGGCTGGAGCGCGCTTGGTAGCCTGCCTATCGTTTCGCTGATTCACCCTACAATCGTGCGTGAACGTACGGACAAGGCCATTGACTCTCAAAGCATTGGACTCGACCAGATCTTTCAACATGTGCCGTTTGAAGGACGTGAGCTCAAAGCAGAGTCCAGTGACCTTAGCAAATCGGCGATTCTTAAGCGTGGCGTGTACAAAAAGGACTCCAAAGGCAACGTTGCGGTCCGAAAGTATGTGGCTTTTGCCACCAACAAGGCCGAAGAAGACCCGAACTACCCTCCGTTTGTTGTATTCTTTACGGACTTTTCACCGGGCCGCAAAGACCCGCTCAAGACCGATATGCGTGTGACTCCGCATCGTGACATGGTGGATGCCTATATTACCGAATGGATTGCCGATAACGTCAAAAAAGGCTGGGAAGAAGTTGTATGAACAAGCCCGTAGAGAGCGAGGACGCTGGACCTCGCGAAATTGAAGAACGCCGGTTTCTACATGGCCCTCGGCATCGGCGTTTTGAGCTGGCCTTCGTGTTTCGGGTGGCAATGGAGTTCATTCGTGGCTTTCGAAAG
This Microvenator marinus DNA region includes the following protein-coding sequences:
- a CDS encoding ATP-dependent DNA ligase, coding for MSNFTSTWTSYGGGRKSPIGGLEDTELHDKLKNYKKLVAKRYRVVFPDNITKFLPEGKLWISTKIDGELWFLVKRGDEVALCAYNGRVLQGVPVVDEASKALEGSGDIIIPGELCAVPPDGSSRPRVGHVALCLGDDSLAKNLAFRAFDVLEADSEDWLYRAYEDRYKRLEELFSSGKRCALVTTIEGEKDVASEYFNEWVKSGKHEGVIARTEQGITYKIKPFITIDAVVLAFGEREENGRPEVREITVGVMRDDGSWHILGSVGTGFSEADRLDWHERLSAIEVPSSFRMANREGTLCRFVKPEIVVEVKVSDIVDTDSRDMPVRRMALEYDAADGWSALGSLPIVSLIHPTIVRERTDKAIDSQSIGLDQIFQHVPFEGRELKAESSDLSKSAILKRGVYKKDSKGNVAVRKYVAFATNKAEEDPNYPPFVVFFTDFSPGRKDPLKTDMRVTPHRDMVDAYITEWIADNVKKGWEEVV